Below is a window of Haloterrigena alkaliphila DNA.
GAACGCGGACGCCGACCTCCGCGCCGCGGCGGACGTGACGGTCCTGGCCGCCCGTCGACAGGGCAGCGAGACCGGCGGTCGTCGCAGCGGCTGGGTGTTCGCGCCCGGCATCGAACGGTCGCTCGAGCCCGGCGACGAGGTGTTCGTCGCGGGGCCGGAGGCGGCGACCGACGAGTTCGTGGAGGCGGTCGCCCGATGACGGCGTCGATCGCCGCCGGACTCGAGCCGATGCTCGCCCAGACGATCACCTCGGAGACGCTGCTCGACTCGCTCCTCGGAATTCTGGGCTTCGCGCTGCTGGCGGGGGGAACCGCCGCGGGCATCGCCTTCGTCTTCCGCTGGTACAGCGCGGACGCGATCCCCGAGGGCGTCGCGATTCTGCTCGGCGTCTCGATGGTCGCCATCTGGCTCAACGCCGAGTCGGCGCTCCAGCAGGTGATCAGCGGCGACGCGGAACTGCTCGAGTTGAGTACGGTGGTCTTCACGGTCGCCGCGTTCGCCGCGAGCGCGATGGCCGCCGACGGCGGCCGACGACTCGGTGACCACCTCGCGACGGACGTCTTCTCGATCGCGACGCCGCGGACGATCACCGAGGTCGGCCAACTGGTCCGATCGGCCGGCCGCGTCGTCGCCGTCGAACTCCCCGAGGAGATCGCGGACGTCGACGGTTACGACCCGGTCGACGAGCCCACCAAGACCGAACTGGCCGGCCACACGCTGCTGTTCCCGCGGCGCCTCTCGGTCGACGACCTGCGCGAGCGATTGATCGACCGCCTCGAGCGCGACTACGGGATCGGCCACGTCGACGTCGAGTTCGGGGCCGATCGGACGATCGACTACCTGGCCCTCGGCAGCCGCCCGTCGGGAATCGGCTCGACGCTCGCGCCGGGGACCGTCGCCGTCGCGATCCGCGGCGATCCGGCGCCGGACGCCACACCCGGAGACGCCGTCCGGATCTGGCGTCGCGACGGCGATTCGCTCCGACGGGCCACGGGCGGAGAACTCCGCGGAGTCGCCGACGACGTGGCCACCGTCGCCGTCGACGCCGACGACGCGGGATCGCTCCCGTCCGAGGAGGAGTACCGGCTGGTAACGCTGCCTCGCGACCCCGGCGCCGAGCGGGACCTCGTCTCCCTGCTCCGGGCGGCCGACGAGACCGTGACCACGCTCCCCGTCGCGGCCGGTGACGCGCTCGAGGGCGCGACCGTCGGCTCGCTGCCGGTTCTCGTCCTCGCGGTCGACCGCGACGCGGACGCCGCCGCCCCCCTCGCGCTGCCGGCGGCCGACGCGCGCCTCGAGGCCGGCGACGTCGCCTACGTTCTCGGCCGCCCGGACGCCCTGCGGCGGATCGGCGACCTCGAGCGGCCCGGCGAGGCCCTGCTCGAGGAGGCCGCGGAGTCGGACGGAGCGGAAGCCGATTCGGAACCCACGGACCCGCCGGCCGACCCCGCGCGGGAGCGGTAGCTACTTGCCGTCGGCACCGATACCGCCACGTATGCCCACCGAGTGGAAGCTCTTCGCCGACCTCGCGGAACGCGCGGGCGATAAACACGTCACCGTCGACGCGGGCGCCGGCGACACCGTCGGGGACGCCCTCGAGCAACTGCTCGAGGAGCGGTCCGACCTCGAGGGACGCGTCCTCGACGACGACGGCGAGTTGCGCTCCCAGATCAACGTTCTGCGAAATGGGACGAACGTCCTCGTCGAGGAGGAGGGGATGAAGACGGAACTCGAGGAGGGCGACGAACTGGCGCTCTTCCCGCCCGTCAGCGGCGGATAGCGCCCCTCGAGTCCGTCTCTCGCCCGCTCCCTCGCCTCCTCACTCGTCGCCGGTCGTCTCGCCCGCTTCGTCCGCGACGACTTCGACCGTCACGCCGTTCGGTTCGTACGCGTTGGCGGCGTAGCCGCCCTCGTTCCACGGGTACTCGTCGTCCTCGAGGGCGTCGCGCCAGGCGTCGGGCTCGGAGATCCGCGCCGGCTGCCGCCGGTCCAGTTCGTCGGTCGCCCGCGACAGCAGCGCGTGCGTTCCGGGTCCGGCGTCCCAGTCGTAGCGGAACAGTCGCCACGCGCCGGCGTAGTCGGGGCCGAACAGGTCCGCGTCGTTCCACGTCTCGCCGCCGTCGGTCGAGATATCTACGCGGTCGACGGCGTCGTCGCCCGCCCAGGCGACGCCGCGCACCTCGATCGTTCCGTCCGAGTCGGGCGTCGCCGGCGACTCCCCGTCCGGCGTGCCGATCACCGACATCACGTTCGCGTCGAACGTGTAGGGGGAGTCGACCGCGCCCTCGAGCTGGGTCCACGTGTCGACGGAATCGATCGTCTCGTTCGGATCGGGTTCGACGCCTTCGGGGTGGATTCGGTACGACTCCTGCTGCCAGACGGCGTGCTCGCCCGGCCGGTCGAGCGCCCCGTCGACGACCATCGAGTCCGCCACCCGGAGCTCCTCGAGCCACTTGACGTTGTTGACCCCGTACCAGCCGGGGACGATCAGTCGGACCGGATACCCGTGCTCCGGCGGGAGCGGGTCGCCGTTCATCTCGTAGGCGAGGACGCAGTCGTCGAGCGCCTTCTCGAGCGGAATCGACCGCGCGAAGACGTCGTCGCCGTCGGATCGATCGCCGCCGACTGCGGTCAGCCACCGGCCCTCGGCCGCGTCCGCGCCGAAATCGCGCAGCACCGAACTGAGGGGCGTCCCGGTCCAGACCGCGGTGGCGGCGGCGTCGAACTCCCACTGCACGCTGCCCGTCTCGGGTCGGTGCTGGCCGCGACCGTTGCCGGCGCACTCCATCGTGTGCGCGACCGCCACCGTCGGGTACTCGGTTTCGATCGCCGCCATCGAGAGGGTCCCCTCGAGCTGCCCGGCGAGCGAGACGGACCATCCGTCGGCCGCCACCCGCGGAATGTCGTTTCGATGGCAGACGAAGTGTTCCTCGACGGGCGTCAGCCAGCTCGCGTAGGTGCGACGCTCCGCGGCGCCGACGACCGTGTACTTGTCCGCCTCGTCTCGAACCGGACGCACGCCGCCGTCTTTCCGTTCCAGTATCGCCTCGATCTCCCCGTGTCGGTTCTCTCGCGGCCCTTCGGCGACCATAGCGTCTCACTCCACACTGCCGCGTGGTAAATAGTGGCACGGTCGTGTCGGCCCCGGTGTCCGCGCCGCGATACCGCTCCTCGGCTCGA
It encodes the following:
- a CDS encoding sulfite oxidase gives rise to the protein MVAEGPRENRHGEIEAILERKDGGVRPVRDEADKYTVVGAAERRTYASWLTPVEEHFVCHRNDIPRVAADGWSVSLAGQLEGTLSMAAIETEYPTVAVAHTMECAGNGRGQHRPETGSVQWEFDAAATAVWTGTPLSSVLRDFGADAAEGRWLTAVGGDRSDGDDVFARSIPLEKALDDCVLAYEMNGDPLPPEHGYPVRLIVPGWYGVNNVKWLEELRVADSMVVDGALDRPGEHAVWQQESYRIHPEGVEPDPNETIDSVDTWTQLEGAVDSPYTFDANVMSVIGTPDGESPATPDSDGTIEVRGVAWAGDDAVDRVDISTDGGETWNDADLFGPDYAGAWRLFRYDWDAGPGTHALLSRATDELDRRQPARISEPDAWRDALEDDEYPWNEGGYAANAYEPNGVTVEVVADEAGETTGDE
- a CDS encoding ubiquitin-like small modifier protein 1, with product MPTEWKLFADLAERAGDKHVTVDAGAGDTVGDALEQLLEERSDLEGRVLDDDGELRSQINVLRNGTNVLVEEEGMKTELEEGDELALFPPVSGG
- a CDS encoding potassium transporter TrkA, translating into MTASIAAGLEPMLAQTITSETLLDSLLGILGFALLAGGTAAGIAFVFRWYSADAIPEGVAILLGVSMVAIWLNAESALQQVISGDAELLELSTVVFTVAAFAASAMAADGGRRLGDHLATDVFSIATPRTITEVGQLVRSAGRVVAVELPEEIADVDGYDPVDEPTKTELAGHTLLFPRRLSVDDLRERLIDRLERDYGIGHVDVEFGADRTIDYLALGSRPSGIGSTLAPGTVAVAIRGDPAPDATPGDAVRIWRRDGDSLRRATGGELRGVADDVATVAVDADDAGSLPSEEEYRLVTLPRDPGAERDLVSLLRAADETVTTLPVAAGDALEGATVGSLPVLVLAVDRDADAAAPLALPAADARLEAGDVAYVLGRPDALRRIGDLERPGEALLEEAAESDGAEADSEPTDPPADPARER